In a single window of the Xylanimonas protaetiae genome:
- a CDS encoding DUF808 domain-containing protein translates to MSAGLLGLLDDVAAIAKAAAASLDDVTAAAGKATAKAAGVVIDDTAVTPQFVTGVTPDRELPIVKKIALGSIRNKLLIILPVALLLSWVAPWALAPILMLGGLYLSYEGAEKIWERIRGHEVAHEEPGAVDTSAPVATQGFAAEKTLISGAVRTDLILSAEIMVISLNEVAHETFWDRLVILVIVALVITAGVYGVVGLIVKMDDIGLALSRRRSRGVQALGRGLVVGMPKILGFIATVGTVAMLWVGGHILLNGVHELGWTAPYAWVEHVAENIHHAVAGVGGALGWLFDTLVSAVVGLAVGAVVIAVIHVLPFGPKHHAPSADDDAAHA, encoded by the coding sequence ATGAGCGCAGGTTTGCTGGGGCTGCTGGACGACGTCGCCGCCATCGCGAAGGCGGCGGCCGCCTCGCTCGACGACGTCACCGCAGCCGCCGGGAAGGCCACCGCGAAGGCCGCCGGCGTCGTCATCGACGACACCGCCGTGACCCCCCAGTTCGTCACGGGCGTCACCCCGGACCGCGAGCTGCCCATCGTCAAGAAGATCGCGCTCGGGTCCATCCGCAACAAGCTGCTCATCATCCTGCCGGTGGCGCTGCTGCTGTCGTGGGTGGCCCCGTGGGCGCTCGCGCCCATCCTCATGCTGGGCGGTCTCTACCTGTCCTACGAGGGCGCCGAGAAGATCTGGGAGCGGATCCGCGGGCACGAGGTCGCGCACGAGGAACCAGGCGCCGTCGACACGTCCGCGCCCGTGGCCACGCAGGGCTTCGCCGCCGAGAAGACCCTGATCAGCGGTGCCGTCCGCACCGACCTCATCCTCTCGGCCGAGATCATGGTCATCTCGCTCAACGAGGTGGCCCACGAGACGTTCTGGGACCGGCTCGTCATCCTCGTCATCGTCGCGCTCGTCATCACGGCCGGCGTGTACGGCGTCGTCGGGCTCATCGTGAAGATGGACGACATCGGCCTCGCCCTGTCCCGGCGCCGCTCGCGCGGTGTGCAGGCCCTGGGCCGCGGCCTCGTCGTCGGGATGCCGAAGATCCTCGGCTTCATCGCCACCGTCGGGACGGTCGCCATGCTCTGGGTGGGCGGCCACATCCTGCTCAACGGCGTCCACGAGCTCGGGTGGACCGCCCCCTACGCGTGGGTCGAGCACGTCGCCGAGAACATCCATCACGCCGTCGCCGGCGTCGGCGGCGCCCTCGGCTGGCTCTTCGACACGCTCGTCTCCGCCGTCGTCGGGCTCGCCGTCGGCGCCGTCGTCATCGCCGTGATCCACGTGCTCCCGTTCGGCCCGAAGCACCACGCGCCGTCCGCCGACGACGACGCGGCGCACGCATGA
- a CDS encoding tRNA (cytidine(34)-2'-O)-methyltransferase → MNPHDDAPAAPGEAFAHIVYFEPRIAGNTGSAIRLAAVTGARLHLVEPLGFDLEESKLRRAGLDYHDLAVLSVHASFDAAMDALPGRRVFAFEVGAATSYADVAYAPGDVLLFGPEPTGLPPEVLDHPRVTERVVLPMLPGRRSLNLTNAASIATYEAWRQLGFPGAP, encoded by the coding sequence ATGAACCCGCACGACGACGCGCCCGCGGCGCCCGGCGAGGCGTTCGCGCACATCGTCTACTTCGAGCCGCGCATCGCCGGCAACACCGGGTCCGCGATCCGGCTCGCCGCCGTCACGGGCGCGCGGCTGCACCTCGTCGAGCCGCTCGGCTTCGACCTCGAGGAGTCCAAGCTGCGCCGCGCCGGGCTCGACTACCACGACCTCGCCGTGCTCTCGGTGCACGCCTCGTTCGACGCCGCGATGGATGCGCTGCCCGGCCGCCGCGTCTTCGCGTTCGAGGTGGGCGCCGCGACGTCGTACGCCGACGTGGCCTACGCGCCCGGCGACGTGCTGCTCTTCGGCCCGGAGCCCACCGGGCTGCCGCCGGAGGTGCTCGACCACCCGCGCGTCACCGAGCGCGTCGTGCTGCCGATGCTGCCGGGGCGCCGCTCGCTCAACCTCACCAACGCCGCCTCGATCGCCACCTACGAGGCGTGGCGGCAGCTCGGGTTCCCG